A region from the Chlorocebus sabaeus isolate Y175 chromosome 27, mChlSab1.0.hap1, whole genome shotgun sequence genome encodes:
- the MFSD10 gene encoding major facilitator superfamily domain-containing protein 10 isoform X4, with translation MGRGGGGGCTPRPPIHQQPPERRVVTVVFLGLLLDLLAFTLLLPLLPGLLESHDRAHDPLYGSWQGGVNWFATAIGMPVEKRYNSVLFGVWATSRSFAAFLASRLIGGISKGNVSLSTAIVADLGSPLARSQGMAVIGVAFSLGFTLGPMLGASLPLEMAPWFALLFAASDLLFIFCFLPETLPLEKRAPSVSPGLRDAADLLSPLALLRFSAVARGQDPPTGDRLSSLRRLGLVYFLYLFLFSGLEYTLSFLTHQRFQFSSLQQGKMFFLIGLTMATIQGAYARRIHPGGEVAAVKRALLLLVPAFLLIGWSHSLPMLGLGLLLYSFAAAVVVPCLSSVVAGYGSPGQKGTVMGTLRSLGALARAAGPLVAASVYWLAGAQACFTTWSGLFLLPFLLLQKLNYSAQTLKAE, from the exons ATGGGACGGggagggggtggaggctgcaCCCCGCGCCCACCCATCCACCAGCAGCCACCAGAGCGCCGCGTGGTCACCGTTGTCTTCCTTGGCCTCCTGCTGGACCTCCTGGCCTTCACGCTGCTGCTGCCCCTGCTGCCCGGGCTGTTGGAGAGCCACGACCGTGCCCAC GACCCCCTCTATGGCTCCTGGCAGGGTGGGGTGAACTGGTTTGCCACCGCCATTGGGATGCCAGTGGAGAAGAGATACAACAGTGTCCTGTTCGGAG TCTGGGCCACCTCTCGGAGCTTTGCGGCCTTCCTGGCCTCCAGGCTGATTGGGGGCATCAGCAAAGGGAACGTCAGCCTCTCCACGGCCATCGTTGCTGACCTGGGCTCGCCTCTGGCCCGCAGCCAAGGCATG GCGGTCATTGGGGTGGCCTTCTCACTGGGCTTCACCCTGGGCCCTATGCTTGGAGCCTCCCTGCCCCTGGAAATGGCACCCTGGTTTGCCCTGCTCTTCGCAGCCTCCGACTTGCTGTTCATCTTCTGCTTCCTGCCGGAGACGCTGCCCCTGGAGAAACGG GCGCCGTCTGTCTCCCCGGGGCTCCGTGATGCGGCCGATCTGCTCAGCCCCCTGGCCCTGCTGCGCTTCTCGGCCGTCGCTCGTGGCCAGGACCCACCCACTGGAGACA GGCTCAGCAGCCTGCGCCGCCTGGGCCTCGTCTACTTCCTCTACCTCTTCCTGTTCTCGGGCCTGGAGTACACGCTGAGCTTCCTCACACACCAGCGCTTCCAGTTTAGCAG CCTGCAGCAGGGGAAGATGTTTTTCCTCATCGGCCTCACCATGGCCACCATCCAGGGTGCCTATGCCCGGCGGATCCACCCTGGTGGGGAAGTTGCTGCCGTGAAGCGG GCCCTCCTACTGCTGGTGCCTGCCTTCCTCCTCATCGGCTGGAGCCATTCTCTGCCCATGCTGGGCCTGGGGCTGCTGCTGTACTCCTTTG CCGCCGCCGTTGTGGTGCCCTGCCTGTCCTCCGTGGTCGCTGGCTATG GCTCACCAGGGCAGAAGGGCACGGTCATGGGTACACTGCGCAGCCTAGGCGCTCTGGCCAGGGCCGCGGGGCCCCTGGTGGCTGCTTCAG TGTACTGGCTGGCCGGGGCCCAGGCCTGCTTCACCACGTGGTCCGGGCTCTTTttgctccccttcctcctcctacaGAAGCTGAATTACTCGGCACAGACGCTCAAGGCTGAGtag
- the MFSD10 gene encoding major facilitator superfamily domain-containing protein 10 isoform X1 → MGRGGGGGCTPRPPIHQQPPERRVVTVVFLGLLLDLLAFTLLLPLLPGLLESHDRAHDPLYGSWQGGVNWFATAIGMPVEKRYNSVLFGGLIGSAFSVLQFLCAPLTGATSDCLGRRPVMLLCLMGVATSYAVWATSRSFAAFLASRLIGGISKGNVSLSTAIVADLGSPLARSQGMAVIGVAFSLGFTLGPMLGASLPLEMAPWFALLFAASDLLFIFCFLPETLPLEKRAPSVSPGLRDAADLLSPLALLRFSAVARGQDPPTGDRLSSLRRLGLVYFLYLFLFSGLEYTLSFLTHQRFQFSSLQQGKMFFLIGLTMATIQGAYARRIHPGGEVAAVKRALLLLVPAFLLIGWSHSLPMLGLGLLLYSFAAAVVVPCLSSVVAGYGSPGQKGTVMGTLRSLGALARAAGPLVAASGEGTGLCWGRLGAGHLLSPPQCQPPWSLGDAAVSPQCTGWPGPRPASPRGPGSFCSPSSSYRS, encoded by the exons ATGGGACGGggagggggtggaggctgcaCCCCGCGCCCACCCATCCACCAGCAGCCACCAGAGCGCCGCGTGGTCACCGTTGTCTTCCTTGGCCTCCTGCTGGACCTCCTGGCCTTCACGCTGCTGCTGCCCCTGCTGCCCGGGCTGTTGGAGAGCCACGACCGTGCCCAC GACCCCCTCTATGGCTCCTGGCAGGGTGGGGTGAACTGGTTTGCCACCGCCATTGGGATGCCAGTGGAGAAGAGATACAACAGTGTCCTGTTCGGAG GTCTCATTGGCTCAGCCTTCTCTGTCCTGCAGTTTCTGTGTGCGCCACTCACTGGGGCCACCTCTGACTGCTTGGGGAGGCGCCCGGTGATGCTGCTGTGCTTG ATGGGTGTGGCCACCTCATATGCAGTCTGGGCCACCTCTCGGAGCTTTGCGGCCTTCCTGGCCTCCAGGCTGATTGGGGGCATCAGCAAAGGGAACGTCAGCCTCTCCACGGCCATCGTTGCTGACCTGGGCTCGCCTCTGGCCCGCAGCCAAGGCATG GCGGTCATTGGGGTGGCCTTCTCACTGGGCTTCACCCTGGGCCCTATGCTTGGAGCCTCCCTGCCCCTGGAAATGGCACCCTGGTTTGCCCTGCTCTTCGCAGCCTCCGACTTGCTGTTCATCTTCTGCTTCCTGCCGGAGACGCTGCCCCTGGAGAAACGG GCGCCGTCTGTCTCCCCGGGGCTCCGTGATGCGGCCGATCTGCTCAGCCCCCTGGCCCTGCTGCGCTTCTCGGCCGTCGCTCGTGGCCAGGACCCACCCACTGGAGACA GGCTCAGCAGCCTGCGCCGCCTGGGCCTCGTCTACTTCCTCTACCTCTTCCTGTTCTCGGGCCTGGAGTACACGCTGAGCTTCCTCACACACCAGCGCTTCCAGTTTAGCAG CCTGCAGCAGGGGAAGATGTTTTTCCTCATCGGCCTCACCATGGCCACCATCCAGGGTGCCTATGCCCGGCGGATCCACCCTGGTGGGGAAGTTGCTGCCGTGAAGCGG GCCCTCCTACTGCTGGTGCCTGCCTTCCTCCTCATCGGCTGGAGCCATTCTCTGCCCATGCTGGGCCTGGGGCTGCTGCTGTACTCCTTTG CCGCCGCCGTTGTGGTGCCCTGCCTGTCCTCCGTGGTCGCTGGCTATG GCTCACCAGGGCAGAAGGGCACGGTCATGGGTACACTGCGCAGCCTAGGCGCTCTGGCCAGGGCCGCGGGGCCCCTGGTGGCTGCTTCAGGTGAGGGCACGGGATTGTGCTGGggcaggctgggggctgggcaccTGCTCTCACCTCCCCAGTGCCAGCCCCCTTGGAGCCTGGGTGACGCTGCCGTCTCTCCGCAGTGTACTGGCTGGCCGGGGCCCAGGCCTGCTTCACCACGTGGTCCGGGCTCTTTttgctccccttcctcctcctacaGAAGCTGA
- the MFSD10 gene encoding major facilitator superfamily domain-containing protein 10 isoform X2 gives MGRGGGGGCTPRPPIHQQPPERRVVTVVFLGLLLDLLAFTLLLPLLPGLLESHDRAHDPLYGSWQGGVNWFATAIGMPVEKRYNSVLFGGLIGSAFSVLQFLCAPLTGATSDCLGRRPVMLLCLMGVATSYAVWATSRSFAAFLASRLIGGISKGNVSLSTAIVADLGSPLARSQGMAVIGVAFSLGFTLGPMLGASLPLEMAPWFALLFAASDLLFIFCFLPETLPLEKRAPSVSPGLRDAADLLSPLALLRFSAVARGQDPPTGDRLSSLRRLGLVYFLYLFLFSGLEYTLSFLTHQRFQFSSLQQGKMFFLIGLTMATIQGAYARRIHPGGEVAAVKRALLLLVPAFLLIGWSHSLPMLGLGLLLYSFAAAVVVPCLSSVVAGYGSPGQKGTVMGTLRSLGALARAAGPLVAASVYWLAGAQACFTTWSGLFLLPFLLLQKLNYSAQTLKAE, from the exons ATGGGACGGggagggggtggaggctgcaCCCCGCGCCCACCCATCCACCAGCAGCCACCAGAGCGCCGCGTGGTCACCGTTGTCTTCCTTGGCCTCCTGCTGGACCTCCTGGCCTTCACGCTGCTGCTGCCCCTGCTGCCCGGGCTGTTGGAGAGCCACGACCGTGCCCAC GACCCCCTCTATGGCTCCTGGCAGGGTGGGGTGAACTGGTTTGCCACCGCCATTGGGATGCCAGTGGAGAAGAGATACAACAGTGTCCTGTTCGGAG GTCTCATTGGCTCAGCCTTCTCTGTCCTGCAGTTTCTGTGTGCGCCACTCACTGGGGCCACCTCTGACTGCTTGGGGAGGCGCCCGGTGATGCTGCTGTGCTTG ATGGGTGTGGCCACCTCATATGCAGTCTGGGCCACCTCTCGGAGCTTTGCGGCCTTCCTGGCCTCCAGGCTGATTGGGGGCATCAGCAAAGGGAACGTCAGCCTCTCCACGGCCATCGTTGCTGACCTGGGCTCGCCTCTGGCCCGCAGCCAAGGCATG GCGGTCATTGGGGTGGCCTTCTCACTGGGCTTCACCCTGGGCCCTATGCTTGGAGCCTCCCTGCCCCTGGAAATGGCACCCTGGTTTGCCCTGCTCTTCGCAGCCTCCGACTTGCTGTTCATCTTCTGCTTCCTGCCGGAGACGCTGCCCCTGGAGAAACGG GCGCCGTCTGTCTCCCCGGGGCTCCGTGATGCGGCCGATCTGCTCAGCCCCCTGGCCCTGCTGCGCTTCTCGGCCGTCGCTCGTGGCCAGGACCCACCCACTGGAGACA GGCTCAGCAGCCTGCGCCGCCTGGGCCTCGTCTACTTCCTCTACCTCTTCCTGTTCTCGGGCCTGGAGTACACGCTGAGCTTCCTCACACACCAGCGCTTCCAGTTTAGCAG CCTGCAGCAGGGGAAGATGTTTTTCCTCATCGGCCTCACCATGGCCACCATCCAGGGTGCCTATGCCCGGCGGATCCACCCTGGTGGGGAAGTTGCTGCCGTGAAGCGG GCCCTCCTACTGCTGGTGCCTGCCTTCCTCCTCATCGGCTGGAGCCATTCTCTGCCCATGCTGGGCCTGGGGCTGCTGCTGTACTCCTTTG CCGCCGCCGTTGTGGTGCCCTGCCTGTCCTCCGTGGTCGCTGGCTATG GCTCACCAGGGCAGAAGGGCACGGTCATGGGTACACTGCGCAGCCTAGGCGCTCTGGCCAGGGCCGCGGGGCCCCTGGTGGCTGCTTCAG TGTACTGGCTGGCCGGGGCCCAGGCCTGCTTCACCACGTGGTCCGGGCTCTTTttgctccccttcctcctcctacaGAAGCTGAATTACTCGGCACAGACGCTCAAGGCTGAGtag
- the MFSD10 gene encoding major facilitator superfamily domain-containing protein 10 isoform X3 — MGRGGGGGCTPRPPIHQQPPERRVVTVVFLGLLLDLLAFTLLLPLLPGLLESHDRAHDPLYGSWQGGVNWFATAIGMPVEKRYNSVLFGGLIGSAFSVLQFLCAPLTGATSDCLGRRPVMLLCLMGVATSYAVWATSRSFAAFLASRLIGGISKGNVSLSTAIVADLGSPLARSQGMAVIGVAFSLGFTLGPMLGASLPLEMAPWFALLFAASDLLFIFCFLPETLPLEKRAPSVSPGLRDAADLLSPLALLRFSAVARGQDPPTGDRLSSLRRLGLVYFLYLFLFSGLEYTLSFLTHQRFQFSSLQQGKMFFLIGLTMATIQGAYARRIHPGGEVAAVKRALLLLVPAFLLIGWSHSLPMLGLGLLLYSFGSPGQKGTVMGTLRSLGALARAAGPLVAASVYWLAGAQACFTTWSGLFLLPFLLLQKLNYSAQTLKAE; from the exons ATGGGACGGggagggggtggaggctgcaCCCCGCGCCCACCCATCCACCAGCAGCCACCAGAGCGCCGCGTGGTCACCGTTGTCTTCCTTGGCCTCCTGCTGGACCTCCTGGCCTTCACGCTGCTGCTGCCCCTGCTGCCCGGGCTGTTGGAGAGCCACGACCGTGCCCAC GACCCCCTCTATGGCTCCTGGCAGGGTGGGGTGAACTGGTTTGCCACCGCCATTGGGATGCCAGTGGAGAAGAGATACAACAGTGTCCTGTTCGGAG GTCTCATTGGCTCAGCCTTCTCTGTCCTGCAGTTTCTGTGTGCGCCACTCACTGGGGCCACCTCTGACTGCTTGGGGAGGCGCCCGGTGATGCTGCTGTGCTTG ATGGGTGTGGCCACCTCATATGCAGTCTGGGCCACCTCTCGGAGCTTTGCGGCCTTCCTGGCCTCCAGGCTGATTGGGGGCATCAGCAAAGGGAACGTCAGCCTCTCCACGGCCATCGTTGCTGACCTGGGCTCGCCTCTGGCCCGCAGCCAAGGCATG GCGGTCATTGGGGTGGCCTTCTCACTGGGCTTCACCCTGGGCCCTATGCTTGGAGCCTCCCTGCCCCTGGAAATGGCACCCTGGTTTGCCCTGCTCTTCGCAGCCTCCGACTTGCTGTTCATCTTCTGCTTCCTGCCGGAGACGCTGCCCCTGGAGAAACGG GCGCCGTCTGTCTCCCCGGGGCTCCGTGATGCGGCCGATCTGCTCAGCCCCCTGGCCCTGCTGCGCTTCTCGGCCGTCGCTCGTGGCCAGGACCCACCCACTGGAGACA GGCTCAGCAGCCTGCGCCGCCTGGGCCTCGTCTACTTCCTCTACCTCTTCCTGTTCTCGGGCCTGGAGTACACGCTGAGCTTCCTCACACACCAGCGCTTCCAGTTTAGCAG CCTGCAGCAGGGGAAGATGTTTTTCCTCATCGGCCTCACCATGGCCACCATCCAGGGTGCCTATGCCCGGCGGATCCACCCTGGTGGGGAAGTTGCTGCCGTGAAGCGG GCCCTCCTACTGCTGGTGCCTGCCTTCCTCCTCATCGGCTGGAGCCATTCTCTGCCCATGCTGGGCCTGGGGCTGCTGCTGTACTCCTTTG GCTCACCAGGGCAGAAGGGCACGGTCATGGGTACACTGCGCAGCCTAGGCGCTCTGGCCAGGGCCGCGGGGCCCCTGGTGGCTGCTTCAG TGTACTGGCTGGCCGGGGCCCAGGCCTGCTTCACCACGTGGTCCGGGCTCTTTttgctccccttcctcctcctacaGAAGCTGAATTACTCGGCACAGACGCTCAAGGCTGAGtag